The following proteins are co-located in the Micromonospora viridifaciens genome:
- a CDS encoding CGNR zinc finger domain-containing protein has translation MRFAHDTESGLVAAAGLVNTAGPDREGLPDVAALDAFITAHGWTGRHEHTDAELREVRALRPRLRRIWYADVDEVVAIVNGLLRESRALPQLIRHDDEPYHVHAVPRDAPLATRMAVEAAMALADLIRMGELSRLRICAHPDCDNVLVDLSKNRCRRFCDAGCGNRAAVSAYRARKAAAHS, from the coding sequence TTGCGTTTCGCCCATGACACCGAGTCTGGCCTGGTCGCCGCCGCCGGGCTGGTCAACACCGCCGGCCCGGACCGGGAGGGGCTGCCCGACGTGGCCGCCCTCGACGCGTTCATCACCGCCCACGGCTGGACCGGCCGACACGAGCACACCGACGCCGAGCTGCGCGAGGTCCGCGCACTGCGTCCCCGGCTTCGCCGGATCTGGTACGCCGACGTCGACGAGGTGGTGGCCATCGTCAACGGCCTGCTCCGCGAGTCGCGCGCGCTGCCGCAGCTCATCCGGCACGACGACGAGCCGTACCACGTGCACGCAGTGCCCCGCGACGCGCCGCTGGCGACCCGGATGGCGGTCGAGGCGGCGATGGCGCTGGCCGACCTGATCCGCATGGGCGAGCTGAGCCGGCTGCGCATCTGCGCCCACCCGGACTGCGACAACGTCCTGGTCGACCTGTCGAAGAACCGGTGCCGTCGGTTCTGCGACGCCGGCTGCGGTAACCGGGCCGCGGTCAGCGCCTACCGAGCCCGCAAGGCGGCGGCCCACTCCTGA
- a CDS encoding endonuclease domain-containing protein encodes MFRGSDAVRRNLLTTSQLRSSAWLRVRHDVYADARLDRDHALACRAVTLQLPSDALIAGPSSAYLHGIEHAAGFTDDVHVLAPRPTGLRSQRGLRVHSTLLTVPPPAPAQSDQVPREPSWQVRPTNGPLMCAADTPMRTGPADAAWETAVWLDPIRAVGIVDALLGRGLTTPAALAEVGDRNAERPGGRRARWIFGLADARAESPAESALRIRLVLAGLPRPLAQHPVRLLSGLVLHPDLAWPEFWVAVEYDGHWHADPDQLHRDRRRLNQLVTAGWLVLHVTSRRLQREFPAVVREVRAALTSRGWRP; translated from the coding sequence GTGTTCCGTGGCTCCGACGCGGTTCGGCGTAATCTGCTCACCACGTCTCAGCTTCGCAGTTCGGCATGGCTTCGGGTGCGCCACGACGTCTATGCCGACGCCCGCCTCGATCGGGACCACGCGCTCGCCTGTCGGGCGGTAACGCTGCAACTGCCGTCGGACGCACTGATCGCCGGGCCGTCGTCCGCGTACCTGCACGGCATCGAGCATGCCGCCGGGTTCACCGACGACGTCCATGTGCTCGCGCCCCGCCCGACCGGGCTGCGAAGTCAGCGCGGGCTCCGGGTTCACTCGACGCTGCTCACGGTGCCGCCGCCCGCGCCCGCCCAGTCCGATCAAGTGCCGCGCGAGCCGTCGTGGCAGGTGCGGCCGACCAATGGGCCCCTGATGTGTGCGGCCGACACACCGATGCGGACCGGGCCGGCGGACGCCGCCTGGGAAACCGCCGTCTGGCTGGATCCGATCCGCGCGGTCGGGATCGTCGACGCGTTGCTCGGCCGGGGCCTCACCACCCCGGCGGCGCTCGCCGAAGTTGGTGACCGCAATGCCGAGCGCCCGGGCGGACGGCGGGCACGCTGGATATTCGGTCTGGCTGACGCACGCGCGGAGTCTCCGGCCGAGTCGGCGCTGCGGATTCGCCTGGTGCTTGCTGGGCTACCCAGGCCGCTGGCGCAGCACCCGGTTCGTCTGCTGTCCGGTCTGGTGCTGCACCCGGACCTGGCCTGGCCCGAGTTCTGGGTCGCTGTCGAGTACGACGGTCACTGGCATGCCGACCCGGACCAGCTCCACCGGGACCGACGGCGGTTGAACCAGCTCGTCACGGCTGGCTGGCTGGTGCTGCATGTGACGAGCCGCCGCCTGCAGCGGGAGTTCCCCGCGGTCGTCCGGGAAGTCCGCGCCGCGCTGACCTCGCGAGGCTGGCGGCCCTGA
- a CDS encoding IS110 family RNA-guided transposase has protein sequence MLEQTQDREEIISRVAALDIGKASLVCCVRVPDEARPGRRLQEVQTYSTMTRSLAGMAERLRGLGVTRVVMEATSDYWKPAFYLLEAYGFEVWLVNARDVKHLPGRPKTDKLDAVWLCKVAERQMIRPSFVPPPPIRMLRDLTRYRVDLVAQAGAERNRVEKLLEDAQIKLSVVVSDLFGVSGRAMMAALIAGRRDPKSLAQMARSSLRRKIPALEEALTGHFNDHHAFLLGKMIARVEAIEADIAEVDARIEAQLAPFVEAAARLIEIPGVGPAAAAAIIAEIGVDMSRFPTPAHLAGWARFAPGVKESAGRKKGSGSTGHGNPYLARVLGQIAVSAARTNTFLGERYRRIARRRGAKRAIVAVGRSVLTIIWHLLADPEAHFQDLGADFYLSRTDTERRKRNHISQLEALGYRVTLELAA, from the coding sequence TTGCTGGAGCAGACGCAGGACCGGGAAGAGATCATTTCGCGCGTCGCGGCGTTGGACATTGGCAAGGCGTCGCTGGTGTGCTGCGTGCGGGTGCCGGACGAGGCCAGGCCGGGACGGCGGCTGCAGGAGGTGCAGACGTACTCCACGATGACCCGGTCACTGGCCGGGATGGCCGAGCGGCTGCGCGGCCTGGGCGTGACCCGGGTGGTGATGGAGGCGACGAGCGACTATTGGAAACCGGCGTTCTACCTTCTGGAGGCGTACGGGTTCGAGGTGTGGCTGGTCAACGCCCGCGACGTCAAGCACCTGCCGGGCCGGCCCAAGACCGACAAGCTGGACGCGGTGTGGTTGTGCAAGGTCGCTGAGCGGCAGATGATCCGGCCCAGTTTCGTGCCGCCGCCACCGATCCGGATGCTGCGGGACCTGACCCGTTACCGGGTCGATCTGGTGGCTCAGGCCGGTGCCGAACGCAACCGCGTCGAGAAACTGCTGGAAGACGCCCAGATCAAGCTGTCGGTCGTGGTCAGTGACCTGTTCGGGGTGTCCGGGCGGGCGATGATGGCCGCGCTGATCGCCGGGCGGCGTGATCCCAAGTCGCTGGCCCAGATGGCGCGCTCCAGCCTGCGCCGCAAGATCCCCGCCCTGGAGGAAGCGCTGACCGGGCACTTCAACGACCACCACGCGTTCCTGCTGGGCAAAATGATCGCCCGGGTGGAAGCGATCGAGGCCGACATCGCCGAGGTCGACGCCCGGATCGAGGCGCAGCTTGCCCCTTTCGTCGAAGCGGCGGCCCGGCTGATTGAGATCCCCGGAGTCGGCCCGGCCGCCGCGGCTGCGATCATCGCCGAGATCGGCGTGGACATGAGCCGCTTCCCGACCCCGGCGCACCTGGCCGGATGGGCCCGCTTCGCCCCCGGCGTCAAGGAATCCGCCGGACGCAAGAAGGGCAGCGGGTCGACCGGGCACGGCAACCCCTACCTGGCCCGCGTCCTGGGCCAGATCGCCGTGTCCGCCGCCCGGACCAACACGTTCCTCGGCGAACGCTACCGACGCATCGCCCGAAGACGCGGCGCCAAACGCGCCATCGTCGCCGTGGGCCGTTCCGTCCTGACCATCATCTGGCACCTGCTGGCCGACCCCGAAGCCCACTTCCAGGACCTCGGGGCCGACTTCTACCTCAGCCGCACCGACACCGAACGCCGCAAACGCAACCACATCAGCCAACTCGAAGCCCTCGGCTACCGAGTCACCCTCGAACTAGCCGCATAA
- a CDS encoding outer membrane protein assembly factor BamB family protein, translated as MVVVVLAATGVWNPFPGMWDWIDRSEPISEPDVVWQQRIGGTPKSVTIAGDTVVVEQRTRVEARSLATGSQLWERKADWAAVAGGDRDPVIAVGKLLVKGYELLDPTTGVVRRRDDEAVAVWTYRNLLLDARCGQATDCTLSAWEPRGTKPLWTAFLPGVHTGLLADNPELLGTRRLDAPRIDDGVAGPEAVPPLLGFPVDGRVHVVDTATGRVLQNVQPGRDERLAVIGGRLLRISATSRDGSCYFVITAVDPATGREVWRRAGVNLRTADYAGCVQREDPQGARNVLIGIAPDGREAVIDGYDGRLLQVGADGQKLLAVDDRYALVRSADKSAVLGRELSVDRDRWTRPAGGKSGAALTPYAAVIADEKPSRLTAVEPRSGRELVTLRTSANALAVGPNGMIIGEGREIGYVRWGAGSSGAPAPVEGGAPGPNPGVSYAPPSDQGSCGPKRELCAGGG; from the coding sequence ATCGTCGTGGTCGTGCTCGCCGCCACCGGCGTGTGGAACCCGTTCCCCGGGATGTGGGACTGGATCGACCGGAGCGAGCCGATCTCCGAGCCGGACGTGGTCTGGCAGCAGCGGATCGGCGGCACGCCGAAGAGCGTCACCATCGCCGGCGACACCGTCGTGGTGGAGCAGCGGACCCGGGTGGAGGCGCGCAGCCTGGCCACCGGCAGCCAGCTCTGGGAGCGCAAGGCGGACTGGGCGGCCGTCGCCGGCGGCGACCGGGACCCGGTCATCGCCGTGGGCAAGCTCCTGGTCAAGGGGTACGAGCTGCTCGACCCGACCACCGGCGTGGTCCGCCGCCGGGACGACGAGGCGGTGGCGGTCTGGACCTACCGGAACCTCCTCCTCGACGCGCGCTGCGGGCAGGCGACCGACTGCACGCTGAGCGCCTGGGAGCCGCGCGGCACGAAACCGTTGTGGACCGCGTTCCTGCCCGGCGTGCACACCGGACTGCTCGCCGACAACCCGGAACTGCTCGGCACCCGGCGGCTGGACGCCCCGCGCATCGACGACGGGGTGGCCGGGCCGGAGGCGGTCCCGCCGCTGCTCGGCTTCCCGGTCGACGGGCGGGTGCACGTGGTGGACACCGCCACCGGCCGGGTGCTGCAGAACGTCCAACCCGGCCGCGACGAGCGGCTGGCGGTGATCGGTGGCCGGCTGCTGCGGATCAGCGCCACCTCACGGGACGGCAGCTGCTACTTCGTCATCACCGCCGTCGACCCGGCCACCGGCCGGGAGGTGTGGCGGCGGGCCGGGGTGAACCTGCGGACCGCGGACTACGCCGGCTGCGTGCAGCGGGAGGACCCGCAGGGCGCCCGGAACGTGCTGATCGGGATCGCGCCGGACGGCCGCGAGGCGGTGATCGACGGGTACGACGGCCGGCTGCTCCAGGTCGGGGCGGACGGGCAGAAGCTGCTCGCCGTCGACGACCGGTACGCGCTGGTGCGCAGCGCCGACAAGAGCGCCGTCCTGGGGCGGGAGCTGTCGGTCGACCGGGACCGGTGGACCCGGCCGGCCGGCGGAAAGAGCGGCGCGGCGCTCACCCCGTACGCGGCGGTGATCGCCGACGAGAAGCCGTCCCGGCTGACCGCGGTCGAGCCGCGCAGCGGGCGGGAGCTGGTGACCCTGCGGACCTCGGCGAACGCCCTGGCGGTCGGCCCGAACGGCATGATCATCGGGGAGGGGCGGGAGATCGGGTACGTCCGCTGGGGCGCCGGCAGCTCCGGCGCGCCCGCCCCGGTCGAGGGCGGCGCTCCCGGACCGAATCCGGGCGTCAGCTACGCGCCCCCGTCTGACCAGGGAAGCTGTGGACCGAAGCGGGAACTCTGCGCCGGCGGCGGGTGA
- a CDS encoding IclR family transcriptional regulator gives MEAAARAGETAQTLDRGLRLLHLVADAPGGLTVTEAANRLGIGRAAVYRLVGALTGHGMLRRDGAGRLRLGAGVLHLARRAQPLLAEGALPALRRLAEQTGATAHLTVVEGGEGVALAVVEPSWTSFHVAYRSGSRHPLERGAAGRAILAGRTGAAGPVSTSGELQSGAYGVAAPVLGVPGLEASVGVVSLAPLDVTVVGAQVTVAAQAIAAALT, from the coding sequence GTGGAGGCGGCGGCACGGGCGGGAGAGACGGCGCAGACCCTGGACCGGGGGCTGCGCCTGCTGCACCTGGTCGCCGACGCGCCGGGCGGGCTGACCGTCACCGAGGCGGCGAACCGGCTCGGCATCGGCCGGGCGGCGGTCTACCGGCTGGTCGGCGCGCTGACCGGGCACGGCATGCTGCGCCGCGACGGGGCGGGCCGGCTGCGGCTCGGCGCGGGCGTGCTGCACCTGGCCCGCCGGGCCCAGCCGCTGCTCGCAGAGGGCGCGCTGCCCGCGCTGCGCCGGCTGGCCGAGCAGACCGGGGCCACGGCGCACCTGACCGTGGTCGAGGGCGGCGAGGGGGTCGCCCTCGCCGTGGTCGAGCCGAGCTGGACGTCGTTCCACGTGGCCTACCGGAGCGGGTCCCGGCATCCGCTGGAGCGGGGGGCGGCCGGGCGGGCCATCCTCGCCGGACGGACGGGCGCCGCCGGCCCGGTGAGCACCAGCGGGGAGCTGCAGTCCGGGGCGTACGGGGTGGCCGCGCCGGTGCTCGGGGTGCCCGGCCTGGAGGCGAGCGTCGGAGTGGTGTCGCTGGCCCCCCTCGACGTGACCGTGGTCGGCGCCCAGGTGACCGTCGCCGCCCAGGCGATCGCCGCCGCCCTGACCTAA
- a CDS encoding EamA family transporter: MRERTGVGLGLALISALTFATSGTFARSLITGGWSAEAVVLARIGIAALVLAVPGVLALRGRWPVLRRNAGAIIVFGVLGVAVAQACFFNAVRYLPVGVALLLEYLGIVLVVGWMWLVHRQRPRLLTVAGSLTALGGLVFVLDLTGAERLDPVGVLWGLGAGVGLAGYFVIAGRTDAALPSVVMASGGMAVGGLALGLLGVLEVLPLRAGTADVTFAGHQVSWLVPIAGLSLIAAVVSYLTGVAGARLLGARLSSFVGLTEVMFAVLIAWLVLGELPSPVQLLGGALIVVGVALVRLDELRAAPDAAPPAPSEPALAAER, from the coding sequence ATGCGTGAACGGACCGGCGTCGGCCTTGGCCTGGCCCTGATCTCCGCGCTCACCTTCGCCACGTCGGGCACCTTCGCCCGTTCCCTGATCACCGGCGGCTGGTCCGCGGAAGCGGTCGTGCTGGCCCGGATCGGCATCGCGGCGCTGGTGCTGGCCGTGCCGGGCGTGCTGGCGCTGCGTGGGCGCTGGCCGGTGCTGCGCCGCAACGCCGGCGCGATCATCGTGTTCGGAGTGCTCGGCGTGGCCGTGGCCCAGGCGTGCTTCTTCAACGCGGTCCGCTACCTGCCGGTGGGCGTCGCGCTCCTGCTGGAATACCTCGGCATCGTGCTGGTGGTCGGCTGGATGTGGCTGGTCCACCGCCAGCGGCCCCGGCTGCTCACCGTGGCCGGTTCGCTGACCGCGCTCGGCGGGCTGGTGTTCGTGCTGGATCTGACCGGCGCGGAGCGGCTCGATCCGGTCGGGGTGCTCTGGGGGCTCGGCGCCGGGGTCGGGCTGGCCGGCTACTTCGTCATCGCCGGCCGGACCGACGCCGCGCTCCCGTCCGTGGTGATGGCCAGCGGCGGCATGGCCGTCGGCGGGCTGGCACTGGGCCTGCTCGGCGTGCTCGAGGTGCTGCCGCTGCGGGCCGGCACCGCCGACGTCACCTTCGCTGGGCACCAGGTCAGCTGGCTGGTGCCGATCGCCGGCCTGTCGCTGATCGCGGCCGTGGTGTCGTACCTGACCGGCGTCGCCGGGGCGCGGCTGCTCGGCGCGCGCCTGTCCTCGTTCGTCGGGCTGACCGAGGTGATGTTCGCGGTGCTGATCGCCTGGCTGGTGCTGGGCGAGTTGCCGAGCCCCGTCCAACTGCTCGGCGGCGCGCTGATCGTCGTCGGAGTCGCCCTGGTCCGGCTGGACGAGCTGCGCGCCGCACCGGACGCGGCTCCGCCCGCTCCCAGTGAGCCGGCGCTGGCCGCCGAGCGATGA
- a CDS encoding fumarate hydratase: MSSAAAFSYAPLLPTGPDQTEYRLITDEGVDVVNGPGGRRFLTVEPAALTALTAEAMHDIAHFLRPAHLAQLRSIIDDPAASPNDRFVALDLLRNANIAAGGVLPMCQDTGTAIVMGKRGRHVLTDGTDAEAISRGVYQAYTRLNLRYSQLAPLTMWEERNTGSNLPAQVELYAEDPDGHPDAYKFLFMAKGGGSANKSYLYQETKALLNPTRMMQFLEEKLRLIGTSACPPYHLAIVIGGTSAEYALKTAKYASAKYLDALPTQGSMSAHGFRDLELEAEVLELTRNFGIGAQFGGRYFCHDVRVVRLPRHGASCPVAIAVSCSADRQAVAKITPSGVWLERLETDPARYLPDVTDAQLDASEVVKVDLNRPMDEIRAELSKYPVKTRLSLTGPLVVARDIAHAKIAERLDAGEPMPQYLRDHAVYYAGPAKTPEGYASGSFGPTTAGRMDAYVEKFQAAGGSMVMLAKGNRSAQVTRSCQQHGGFYLGSIGGPAARLAQDCIKHVEVLEYPELGMEAVWKIEVEDFPAFIVVDDKGNDFFAEVTKPVLTIGRR, encoded by the coding sequence ATGAGCAGTGCCGCCGCGTTCTCGTACGCCCCCTTGCTGCCGACCGGTCCCGACCAGACCGAGTACCGCCTGATCACCGACGAGGGCGTCGATGTCGTCAACGGCCCAGGTGGCCGTCGGTTCCTCACCGTCGAGCCCGCCGCGCTGACCGCGCTGACCGCCGAGGCGATGCACGACATCGCCCATTTCCTGCGCCCGGCGCACCTGGCCCAGCTCCGGTCGATCATCGACGATCCGGCCGCTTCGCCGAACGATCGCTTCGTCGCGCTGGACCTGCTGCGCAACGCCAACATCGCCGCCGGCGGCGTGCTGCCGATGTGCCAGGACACGGGCACCGCGATCGTGATGGGCAAGCGCGGCCGGCACGTGCTCACCGACGGCACCGACGCCGAGGCCATCTCGCGTGGCGTCTACCAGGCGTACACCCGGCTCAACCTGCGCTACTCCCAGCTCGCCCCGCTGACTATGTGGGAGGAGCGGAACACCGGCAGCAACCTGCCCGCCCAGGTGGAGCTCTACGCCGAGGACCCGGACGGGCACCCGGACGCGTACAAGTTCCTCTTCATGGCCAAGGGCGGCGGCTCGGCCAACAAGTCGTACCTCTACCAGGAGACCAAGGCACTGCTGAACCCGACGCGGATGATGCAGTTCCTGGAGGAGAAGCTGCGGCTGATCGGCACCTCGGCCTGCCCGCCGTACCACCTGGCCATCGTCATCGGCGGCACCTCCGCCGAGTACGCGCTGAAGACCGCCAAGTACGCCTCCGCGAAGTACCTCGACGCCCTCCCGACGCAGGGCTCGATGAGCGCCCACGGCTTCCGCGATCTGGAGCTGGAGGCCGAGGTGCTGGAGCTGACCCGCAACTTCGGCATCGGCGCGCAGTTCGGCGGCCGCTACTTCTGCCACGACGTACGGGTGGTCCGGCTGCCCCGGCACGGCGCCTCCTGCCCGGTGGCGATCGCCGTCTCCTGCTCCGCCGACCGGCAGGCGGTTGCCAAGATCACCCCGTCCGGCGTCTGGCTGGAGCGGCTGGAGACCGACCCGGCGCGCTACCTGCCGGACGTGACCGACGCCCAGTTGGACGCGTCCGAGGTGGTCAAGGTCGACCTCAACCGACCGATGGACGAGATCCGCGCCGAGCTGTCGAAGTACCCGGTCAAGACCCGGCTCTCGCTGACCGGCCCCCTCGTGGTGGCCCGGGACATCGCGCACGCCAAGATCGCCGAGCGGCTGGACGCGGGCGAGCCGATGCCGCAGTACCTCCGCGACCACGCGGTCTACTACGCCGGCCCGGCCAAGACCCCCGAGGGGTACGCCTCCGGCTCGTTCGGCCCGACGACGGCCGGCCGGATGGACGCGTACGTGGAGAAGTTCCAGGCGGCCGGCGGCTCGATGGTGATGCTGGCCAAGGGCAACCGCTCCGCTCAGGTCACCCGTTCCTGCCAGCAGCACGGTGGCTTCTACCTCGGCTCGATCGGTGGTCCGGCCGCCCGGCTGGCGCAGGACTGCATCAAGCACGTCGAGGTGCTCGAATACCCCGAGCTGGGCATGGAGGCGGTCTGGAAGATCGAGGTGGAGGACTTCCCCGCCTTCATCGTTGTCGACGACAAGGGCAACGACTTCTTCGCCGAGGTCACCAAGCCGGTGCTCACCATCGGCCGGCGCTGA
- a CDS encoding class II fumarate hydratase — MVCVTTPEATGYRIERDSMGEVEVPAEALWRAQTQRAVQNFPISGRGIEPAQIKALAQIKGAAAQVNGELGVIGADVAEAIATAAAHVADGGYDDQFPVDVFQTGSGTSSNMNANEVVATLASRELGRNVHPNDDVNASQSSNDVFPTSIHLAATQFVVEDLIPSLKHLAGALEEKAAEFETVVKAGRTHLMDATPVTLGQEFGGYAAQIRYGVERLEAVLPRLAELPLGGTAVGTGINTPLGFAGKVIEKLCASTGLPLTEARNHFEAQGARDALVETSGQLRTIAVGLYKIANDIRWMGSGPRAGLRELRIPDLQPGSSIMPGKVNPVVAEAMRQVCAQVIGNDATVAFAGSQGDFELNVMLPVMGRNLLESIKLLAASSRLFADRLVAGLVADAEVCLAYAEGSPSIVTPLNRHLGYDEAASIAKEALAKQVSIREVVISRGHVASGKLSETQLDEALDLLRMTHP; from the coding sequence ATGGTATGCGTGACGACTCCAGAGGCGACCGGCTACCGGATCGAACGCGACTCGATGGGCGAGGTGGAGGTGCCCGCCGAGGCGTTGTGGCGGGCGCAGACCCAGCGCGCGGTGCAGAACTTCCCGATCTCCGGGCGGGGCATCGAGCCGGCCCAGATCAAGGCCCTGGCGCAGATCAAGGGGGCCGCCGCCCAGGTCAACGGCGAGCTGGGCGTGATCGGGGCGGACGTCGCCGAGGCGATCGCCACCGCCGCCGCGCACGTGGCCGACGGAGGGTACGACGACCAGTTCCCGGTGGACGTCTTCCAGACCGGCTCCGGCACGTCGTCCAACATGAACGCCAACGAGGTGGTCGCCACCCTGGCCAGCCGCGAGCTGGGCCGGAACGTGCACCCCAACGACGACGTCAACGCCTCGCAGTCAAGCAACGACGTCTTCCCGACGTCGATCCACCTGGCCGCCACCCAGTTCGTGGTGGAGGATCTGATCCCCTCGCTGAAGCACCTGGCCGGGGCGCTGGAGGAGAAGGCCGCCGAGTTCGAGACGGTGGTCAAGGCGGGGCGTACCCACCTGATGGACGCCACCCCGGTCACCCTGGGCCAGGAGTTCGGCGGGTACGCCGCCCAGATCCGCTACGGCGTCGAAAGACTGGAGGCGGTGCTGCCCCGGCTGGCCGAGCTGCCGCTGGGCGGCACGGCCGTGGGCACCGGCATCAACACCCCGCTGGGCTTCGCCGGCAAGGTGATCGAGAAGCTGTGCGCCTCGACCGGCCTGCCACTGACCGAGGCGCGCAACCACTTCGAGGCGCAAGGCGCCCGGGACGCGCTGGTGGAGACCTCGGGTCAGCTCCGCACCATCGCGGTCGGCCTGTACAAGATTGCCAACGACATCCGCTGGATGGGCTCCGGCCCACGTGCCGGCCTGCGGGAGCTGCGCATCCCCGACCTCCAGCCCGGCTCGTCGATCATGCCCGGCAAGGTGAACCCGGTGGTCGCCGAGGCGATGCGGCAGGTCTGCGCGCAGGTGATCGGCAACGATGCCACGGTGGCGTTCGCCGGCTCGCAGGGCGACTTCGAGCTGAACGTGATGCTCCCGGTGATGGGCCGCAACCTGCTGGAGTCGATCAAGCTGCTGGCCGCGTCGAGCCGGCTCTTCGCGGACCGCCTGGTGGCCGGCCTGGTCGCCGACGCCGAGGTCTGTCTGGCGTACGCGGAGGGCTCGCCGTCGATCGTGACCCCGCTCAACCGCCACCTCGGGTACGACGAGGCCGCCTCCATCGCCAAGGAGGCGCTGGCCAAGCAGGTCTCCATCCGCGAGGTGGTGATCTCCCGGGGGCACGTCGCCTCGGGCAAGCTCAGCGAGACCCAGCTCGACGAGGCCCTCGACCTGCTCCGGATGACCCACCCCTGA
- a CDS encoding S8 family serine peptidase, which translates to MSKRFTAGAVATAASLALTVTGLGVPAGAAPTSSRTFTVLAETGASTDAAIAAITAAGGKVVSRTEDVGLFQVTSDRADFASRANAAAALVGAAEQKAIGRKPKLDRVEQEHLLAAAQAKGQAKGHAKKMDPLDDKLWGLDMIRAGEARKVEPGDRRVTVGILDTGVDASQPDLAPNFNWALSRNFAPDLPDVDGPCEVASCLDPVGTDDGGHGTHVAGTIGAAANGFGLSGVAPNVSLVELKGGQDSGYFFLNPVVNALVHAGNAGLDVVNMSFYVDPWLYNCTANPADSPEAQAAQRTTIEAMKRALTFAHRKGVTLVGSLGNNHEDLGNPRTDVSSPNYGGNTYPRPIDNASCWDLPVEGPHVIGVSALGPSGKKADYSNYGTEQISVAAPGGWYRDGYGTDSYRTDANMILSTYPKKVLQEEGTVDEDGNIVPGAESFVFKQCTAKGECGYYTYLQGTSMAAPHVSGVAALIVSRHGKKEGRNGIGMAPDLVEQHLYRTATEHACPEPRLQTYTNEGRNAEFDAYCAGSRAFNGFYGHGVVDAYAAVKTPLKR; encoded by the coding sequence GTGAGCAAACGCTTCACCGCCGGCGCGGTCGCGACAGCGGCCTCGCTGGCGCTCACGGTGACCGGACTGGGCGTACCGGCGGGTGCCGCGCCGACCAGCAGCCGAACCTTCACCGTTCTGGCCGAGACCGGCGCGTCCACCGACGCCGCGATCGCCGCGATCACCGCGGCGGGCGGCAAGGTCGTCTCCCGGACCGAGGACGTCGGCCTCTTCCAGGTCACCAGCGACCGCGCGGACTTCGCGAGCCGGGCCAACGCCGCCGCAGCGCTGGTCGGTGCCGCCGAGCAGAAGGCCATCGGGCGCAAGCCCAAGCTGGACCGGGTCGAGCAGGAGCACCTGCTGGCCGCAGCCCAGGCCAAGGGACAGGCCAAGGGGCACGCGAAGAAGATGGACCCGCTGGACGACAAGCTCTGGGGCCTGGACATGATCCGGGCCGGCGAGGCGCGCAAGGTCGAGCCGGGTGACCGCCGGGTGACCGTGGGCATCCTGGACACCGGCGTCGACGCCAGCCAGCCCGACCTGGCGCCGAACTTCAACTGGGCGCTGTCGCGCAACTTCGCCCCCGACCTGCCCGACGTCGACGGCCCGTGCGAGGTGGCCAGCTGCCTCGACCCGGTCGGCACCGACGACGGCGGCCACGGCACCCACGTCGCCGGCACCATCGGCGCCGCCGCCAACGGCTTCGGCCTCTCCGGTGTCGCCCCGAACGTCTCGCTGGTGGAGCTGAAGGGCGGCCAGGACAGCGGCTACTTCTTCCTCAACCCGGTTGTCAACGCCCTGGTGCACGCGGGCAACGCCGGCCTGGACGTGGTCAACATGTCCTTCTACGTCGACCCGTGGCTCTACAACTGCACCGCCAACCCCGCCGACTCGCCGGAGGCGCAGGCCGCGCAGCGGACCACGATCGAGGCCATGAAGCGGGCGCTCACCTTCGCCCACCGCAAGGGCGTCACGCTGGTCGGCTCGCTCGGCAACAACCACGAGGACCTGGGCAACCCGCGTACCGACGTGAGCAGCCCGAACTACGGCGGCAACACCTACCCGCGGCCGATCGACAACGCCAGCTGCTGGGACCTGCCGGTCGAGGGCCCGCACGTGATCGGCGTGTCCGCGCTCGGCCCGTCCGGCAAGAAGGCCGACTACTCGAACTACGGCACCGAGCAGATCTCGGTCGCCGCGCCGGGTGGCTGGTACCGGGACGGTTACGGCACCGACTCGTACCGCACCGACGCCAACATGATCCTCTCCACGTACCCGAAGAAGGTGCTCCAGGAAGAGGGCACGGTTGACGAGGACGGCAACATCGTCCCGGGCGCCGAGTCGTTCGTGTTCAAGCAGTGCACGGCGAAGGGTGAGTGCGGCTACTACACCTACCTGCAGGGCACCTCGATGGCCGCCCCGCACGTCTCGGGGGTGGCGGCTCTGATCGTCAGCCGGCACGGCAAGAAGGAGGGCCGGAACGGCATCGGCATGGCGCCGGACCTGGTCGAGCAGCACCTGTACCGGACCGCGACGGAGCACGCCTGCCCCGAGCCGCGGCTGCAGACCTACACCAACGAGGGCCGTAACGCCGAGTTCGACGCCTACTGCGCCGGCTCGCGGGCCTTCAACGGCTTCTACGGGCACGGCGTCGTCGACGCCTACGCGGCCGTGAAGACCCCCCTCAAGCGGTAA